One genomic region from Nymphaea colorata isolate Beijing-Zhang1983 chromosome 12, ASM883128v2, whole genome shotgun sequence encodes:
- the LOC116265771 gene encoding protein ENHANCED DISEASE RESISTANCE 2-like isoform X1, with protein sequence MEGWLYLVRSSRFGLQSSRKRYFVLEENSLHCFKCLPFSRTEDPIKSTLIDSCIRVADNGRESIHRKVLFIFTLYNSSDHSDQLKLGARSSEEAAKWMHSFKEAALKECLNRRENLLVFSRQKHRYFRLSRRRGIGHMNSLGLDWTDCSSVHAEPVTADVVAPYSWEIFGCRNGLRLFKEANGNFRRKNYDDHPAIMAVGMVDATSEAVFQTVMTIGASRSEWDFCVSRATIVEHLDGHTDIIQEQIKKDWLPWGMKPRELLMRRYWRREDDGTYVILFHSVIHKKCSPQKGYVRACLKGGGYVISPLNQGKQSVVKHMLSINWKYWKSSMFKSCEIYLTIRMTERVAALREMFRAKFGSYPCVDCSRGELTRCGASPECDKEDIKVELQSTVENGHTEDPPAEVPEEEPYIKPSNSTTPFLQLSNASDEFFDVPEQSEYEYFDLDSDQFMSECSEDTWFPDAANGKQTQVQERSQQKMSTAAIFVKKLQNLAVQRKIHRDLREVTLEEGLSCSSCLYGSTLPKDPTCSTPCSWTIPDPSTFLIRGKNYLQDWKKVKASGTLMQLVGVDWLKSDRREDDLGGRPSSLVQKYAAGFGSEFFFIINFQIPGSVTYNIALYYMMESPLGRNPLLERFVNGDDAFRNSRFKLIPFISKGSWIVRQTVGRKACLLATGLEINYFRGKNYLEIAVHIGSSSVATGITGLVLRYLNTLVIELAFLIQANTEEELPEFLLGTCQLNHLDIAKAVNARP encoded by the exons ATGGAAGGATGGTTGTATCTCGTTCGTTCCAGCAGATTCGGGCTGCAATCTTCAAGGAAGCGCTACTTTGTTCTCGAGGAAAACAGCCTTCATTGCTTCAAATGTCTCCCCTTCTCCAGAACAGAG GATCCTATAAAAAGCACGCTGATTGATTCCTGTATTCGAGTGGCAGATAACGGGAGAGAAAGCATCCACAGGAAA GTACTCTTCATATTTACTCTGTACAATTCTTCAGATCACAGTGACCAACTTAAG CTGGGAGCTCGGAGTTCAGAAGAAGCAGCCAAATGGATGCATTCATTCAAAGAAGCAGCACTAAAG GAGTGTCTGAATCGAAGAGAAAATCTTCTGGTTTTTTCCAGGCAAAAGCACCGATATTTCAG GTTGAGTCGCAGGAGGGGAATCGGCCATATGAACTCTTTGG GTCTGGATTGGACTGATTGTTCATCAGTGCATGCTGAGCCAGTTACAGCAGATGTCGTCGCACCATATTCATGGGAAATTTTTGGTTGTCGAAATG GTTTACGGTTATTCAAGGAGGCTAATGGCAACTTTCGAAGAAAG AATTATGATGATCATCCAGCAATAATGGCTGTGGGAATGGTTGATGCAACTTCGGAGGCAGTCTTTCAGACAGTCATGACAATTGGTGCATCAAGATCAGA ATGGGACTTCTGTGTCTCCCGAGCAACAATAGTTGAGCACCTTGATGGCCACACTGACATAATTCAGGAACAGATAAAGAAGGACTGGTTGCCATG GGGAATGAAGCCTCGAGAACTCTTGATGCGTCGATACTGGAggagagaggatgatggaacATATG TAATCCTGTTTCACTCTGTAATTCACAAGAAATGTTCACCTCAGAAGGGCTATGTCCGTGCTTGTCTTAAAG GCGGAGGCTATGTAATATCTCCATTAAATCAAGGAAAACAATCAGTCGTAAAGCACATGCTCTCAATTAACTGGAAATATTGGAAATCATCCATGTTTAAATCTTGTGAAATATATCTAACTATCAGAATGACAGAACGAGTTGCAG CTCTGAGAGAAATGTTTAGGGCCAAGTTTGGAAGTTATCCATGTGTTGATTGTTCACGAGGTGAGTTGACGAGATGTGGAGCATCGCCAGAGTGTGACAAGGAGGACATAAAAGTTGAGCTGCAATCTACTGTTGAAAACGGGCATACTGAGGATCCACCAGCAGAAGTACCAGAAGAAGAACCTTATATTAAACCGTCCAATTCGACCACACCTTTCCTTCAACTGAGCAATGCATCAGATGAATTCTTTGATGTCCCTGAGCAGTCAGAGTATGAATATTTTGACCTGGACTCAGATCAATTTATGTCAGAGTGTTCAGAAGATACATGGTTTCCTGATGCTGCAAATGGGAAACAGACCCAG GTGCAAGAACGAAGTCAACAGAAGATGTCAACTGCTGCAATTTTcgtgaaaaaattgcaaaatctGGCAG TTCAGCGAAAAATACACAGAGACTTGAGAGAAGTAACACTTGAAGAAGGTTTATCCTGTTCATCCTGCTTGTATGGAAGCACACTTCCAAAAGATCCAACTTGTTCCACGCCATGCAGCTGGACAATCCCAGACCCTTCAACATTTCTTATCCGAGGGAAGAATTACCTGCAAGACTGGAAAAAG GTCAAAGCAAGTGGCACTTTAATGCAATTGGTCGGTGTGGATTGGCTGAAGTCCGATAGGCGAGAAGATGATCTTGGTGGCCGTCCTAGCAGTCTTGTTCAG AAATATGCTGCAGGATTTGGTAGCGagttctttttcattattaattttCAG ATCCCTGGATCTGTCACGTATAACATTGCACTATATTACATGATGGAGTCACCTCTGGGGAGAAACCCACTGCTAGAACGCTTTGTAAATGGAGATGATGCTTTCAGGAATTCCAGATTCAAACTAATTCCTTTCATTTCGAAG GGTTCTTGGATAGTGAGACAAACTGTCGGCAGAAAAGCGTGTCTACTCGCTACAGGACTGGAAATAAATTATTTTCGCGGGAAGAACTACCTGGAG ATTGCAGTCCATATTGGCTCATCAAGTGTGGCCACAGGCATCACGGGGTTGGTTCTTCGGTACCTGAACACTCTCGTTATTGAGTTGGCCTTTTTAATACAG GCAAACACTGAAGAAGAACTCCCGGAGTTTCTTCTGGGGACATGCCAGCTCAATCATTTGGACATCGCTAAAGCAGTGAACGCAAGGCCGTGA
- the LOC116265771 gene encoding protein ENHANCED DISEASE RESISTANCE 2-like isoform X2, translating to MEGWLYLVRSSRFGLQSSRKRYFVLEENSLHCFKCLPFSRTEDPIKSTLIDSCIRVADNGRESIHRKVLFIFTLYNSSDHSDQLKLGARSSEEAAKWMHSFKEAALKECLNRRENLLVFSRQKHRYFRLSRRRGIGHMNSLVHAEPVTADVVAPYSWEIFGCRNGLRLFKEANGNFRRKNYDDHPAIMAVGMVDATSEAVFQTVMTIGASRSEWDFCVSRATIVEHLDGHTDIIQEQIKKDWLPWGMKPRELLMRRYWRREDDGTYVILFHSVIHKKCSPQKGYVRACLKGGGYVISPLNQGKQSVVKHMLSINWKYWKSSMFKSCEIYLTIRMTERVAALREMFRAKFGSYPCVDCSRGELTRCGASPECDKEDIKVELQSTVENGHTEDPPAEVPEEEPYIKPSNSTTPFLQLSNASDEFFDVPEQSEYEYFDLDSDQFMSECSEDTWFPDAANGKQTQVQERSQQKMSTAAIFVKKLQNLAVQRKIHRDLREVTLEEGLSCSSCLYGSTLPKDPTCSTPCSWTIPDPSTFLIRGKNYLQDWKKVKASGTLMQLVGVDWLKSDRREDDLGGRPSSLVQKYAAGFGSEFFFIINFQIPGSVTYNIALYYMMESPLGRNPLLERFVNGDDAFRNSRFKLIPFISKGSWIVRQTVGRKACLLATGLEINYFRGKNYLEIAVHIGSSSVATGITGLVLRYLNTLVIELAFLIQANTEEELPEFLLGTCQLNHLDIAKAVNARP from the exons ATGGAAGGATGGTTGTATCTCGTTCGTTCCAGCAGATTCGGGCTGCAATCTTCAAGGAAGCGCTACTTTGTTCTCGAGGAAAACAGCCTTCATTGCTTCAAATGTCTCCCCTTCTCCAGAACAGAG GATCCTATAAAAAGCACGCTGATTGATTCCTGTATTCGAGTGGCAGATAACGGGAGAGAAAGCATCCACAGGAAA GTACTCTTCATATTTACTCTGTACAATTCTTCAGATCACAGTGACCAACTTAAG CTGGGAGCTCGGAGTTCAGAAGAAGCAGCCAAATGGATGCATTCATTCAAAGAAGCAGCACTAAAG GAGTGTCTGAATCGAAGAGAAAATCTTCTGGTTTTTTCCAGGCAAAAGCACCGATATTTCAG GTTGAGTCGCAGGAGGGGAATCGGCCATATGAACTCTTTGG TGCATGCTGAGCCAGTTACAGCAGATGTCGTCGCACCATATTCATGGGAAATTTTTGGTTGTCGAAATG GTTTACGGTTATTCAAGGAGGCTAATGGCAACTTTCGAAGAAAG AATTATGATGATCATCCAGCAATAATGGCTGTGGGAATGGTTGATGCAACTTCGGAGGCAGTCTTTCAGACAGTCATGACAATTGGTGCATCAAGATCAGA ATGGGACTTCTGTGTCTCCCGAGCAACAATAGTTGAGCACCTTGATGGCCACACTGACATAATTCAGGAACAGATAAAGAAGGACTGGTTGCCATG GGGAATGAAGCCTCGAGAACTCTTGATGCGTCGATACTGGAggagagaggatgatggaacATATG TAATCCTGTTTCACTCTGTAATTCACAAGAAATGTTCACCTCAGAAGGGCTATGTCCGTGCTTGTCTTAAAG GCGGAGGCTATGTAATATCTCCATTAAATCAAGGAAAACAATCAGTCGTAAAGCACATGCTCTCAATTAACTGGAAATATTGGAAATCATCCATGTTTAAATCTTGTGAAATATATCTAACTATCAGAATGACAGAACGAGTTGCAG CTCTGAGAGAAATGTTTAGGGCCAAGTTTGGAAGTTATCCATGTGTTGATTGTTCACGAGGTGAGTTGACGAGATGTGGAGCATCGCCAGAGTGTGACAAGGAGGACATAAAAGTTGAGCTGCAATCTACTGTTGAAAACGGGCATACTGAGGATCCACCAGCAGAAGTACCAGAAGAAGAACCTTATATTAAACCGTCCAATTCGACCACACCTTTCCTTCAACTGAGCAATGCATCAGATGAATTCTTTGATGTCCCTGAGCAGTCAGAGTATGAATATTTTGACCTGGACTCAGATCAATTTATGTCAGAGTGTTCAGAAGATACATGGTTTCCTGATGCTGCAAATGGGAAACAGACCCAG GTGCAAGAACGAAGTCAACAGAAGATGTCAACTGCTGCAATTTTcgtgaaaaaattgcaaaatctGGCAG TTCAGCGAAAAATACACAGAGACTTGAGAGAAGTAACACTTGAAGAAGGTTTATCCTGTTCATCCTGCTTGTATGGAAGCACACTTCCAAAAGATCCAACTTGTTCCACGCCATGCAGCTGGACAATCCCAGACCCTTCAACATTTCTTATCCGAGGGAAGAATTACCTGCAAGACTGGAAAAAG GTCAAAGCAAGTGGCACTTTAATGCAATTGGTCGGTGTGGATTGGCTGAAGTCCGATAGGCGAGAAGATGATCTTGGTGGCCGTCCTAGCAGTCTTGTTCAG AAATATGCTGCAGGATTTGGTAGCGagttctttttcattattaattttCAG ATCCCTGGATCTGTCACGTATAACATTGCACTATATTACATGATGGAGTCACCTCTGGGGAGAAACCCACTGCTAGAACGCTTTGTAAATGGAGATGATGCTTTCAGGAATTCCAGATTCAAACTAATTCCTTTCATTTCGAAG GGTTCTTGGATAGTGAGACAAACTGTCGGCAGAAAAGCGTGTCTACTCGCTACAGGACTGGAAATAAATTATTTTCGCGGGAAGAACTACCTGGAG ATTGCAGTCCATATTGGCTCATCAAGTGTGGCCACAGGCATCACGGGGTTGGTTCTTCGGTACCTGAACACTCTCGTTATTGAGTTGGCCTTTTTAATACAG GCAAACACTGAAGAAGAACTCCCGGAGTTTCTTCTGGGGACATGCCAGCTCAATCATTTGGACATCGCTAAAGCAGTGAACGCAAGGCCGTGA